GTCCCTGCCTGGCCAGCAATTCTGGTGTGTCACCTTTGGGGTGTATTTGGTCTGATTTTCCTTTTGGGAGTGTGTAAAGGTTCTCTGCAGCTCAGTGGCACTGAGGGgcacaaaagaaaggaaaaataaaacaaacttgTGTTCCTGGTACAGCCACCAGGCTGCCgtggggatttggggtccctgaaaggaaaagaaataatatgttttgattaattaatttttaatttttaattactttttttgcCCCCAGCTtctgccccagagcagcagccacagccccggcCCTACCAAGGCGTCCGAGTGAAGGAGCCGgtgaaggagctgctgaggaggaagagagggaacCTCCACAATTCCAATGCAACTGCAGCTGCCACGGTaggaaaagcacaaacaggaggaaaattCTCCCTCAGGAGCTCAGTgactgcccagccccagcagtaGTGTGCCAATGAAAGAAACCTCTGCATCTCTAAAGCATTTTGAAGGCCCCCTAGCCTGCTGTTAGCTGGCTCTATATCTATTTAGGTGGGCTGTTTTTAATGTGCTGAGCATCTTCCATCACTCAATGGGAAGGGGAAAGGCAGGATCTGATTCCTGGGGACTGAAGGTGGCTTGGAAGGGAGGCAGCTTCTTCAGGAGTCTAGAAAAGTCCATCCAGAGCCATCCCTGGCTGTTTGCTGCTGATTTTCAGCCTGCAGTTACcctcccagcaggcagcagcttggCTGGCTCCTCTCTGAAGGAGAATTCTCTCTGCTACACGAAATTTAAACACAATTTAAGCTCCCCTTGAGCTGAGGGGACATGGTGGGTGTTTGGGGTGGTGTGTCCAGGTTCAATTCCTCTGGCCCTTGTGTGGGGTGAGAGAATTCAGACCCTGACACTGATAATTGGCTGATAATACCCGATTTGTGCTTCTCCCTGTAAGATTGAGCTTAATGCTGATGGGCTTCAcctctgattttttatttttttctgctctcttccAGGTTGTTTTGCCCCATCAGCCAGTCCCTTCCTACTCACCCATGGGTAAAGTATCCCTGCCTCCCTGTGGCTCTGCGGGGCAGGCTCTGCTGAACTGGGCTTTACCCCTGTCCTGTTTTGCAGGCCAGCCTTGCATGGACATGGAcgctgctgcccctgctctgcctggcccaGAGGAaggagctctgggctctgggtggatcccccagccctctcccacccccctgcagcccctggctcaGTGGGGTCCCTACCCTGAGTACGTGTCCCACGAGGCTGGTGGCTGTCCCTACACAGCAGATATGTACGTGCAGCCCGTGTGCCCCAGCTACACCCTGGTGGGACCCTCCTCTGTCCTCACTTACACTTCCCAGCCTCTCATCACCAATTTTGCAGTAAGTCCAAAACACTAAGCTGGATATTTTGTTAATTCCCACCTCCTAGCAAGAGCTGTGGGGTGTGGTTAGTCTAATTTATTGAATTACTGTGATGTTGTGTCTTTGCATCCATGCCACGTGGTTTCCTGGACAGCAGTGTGGTCTGAGCAGAGCAAAAAGTTGTGGTTGTACTGGAATCAGGCAAAATTCACAAccttttccccagctctcctcacTCTTTCAGAATGAGCAGGGATTTTCACTCTTTATTTccaagtttaaaataaaaaataaagagcgTCATTGGCGTTCCAGGAAACCCATTGATCAGGTGAGGCAGGAAGGATGACTTGGCCATAAATTTCTCAGAAGTTGCTGTTAAGGGATAAAAGAGCAAGGTCAAAATATGTAAAGACAGCAGAATATTTGTCTTCAGGCCAGACAAAATCTGCTGGGCTGACACAAGATGATGTGGTCCCCTTTAGAGGGGAAGGGCAGATGGATCTCAGGCAGctgattttcctttccctgggtCACTTTGGCTGCTCAGGCAGAGCCAgcaaatccccaaatccccatttCTGTGTCTTTATGGCCCTCAAGGCTGAGACACGGCCACGGGCTGGGTTTGGGATGTCCCAGAGGCCACAACGAGCCACCTTCAGCCTTGgtggcagcaaagctgggactgtccccagggcagctgccagcacagggcgTGACAGGGTCACAGGGAGGGTGGGAATGGAActgagggctggagggagccTGAGGCCAGCgtgaccctggcacaggaaAATTGTCACCCTCAGAGCAGAGTGTCACCCGGAGAGGGAGGACGAGGGATGTTGGGAGCAGGATGAgcctccccagcctgtgctgcatcctcccctgccctgatgccttagggctgggttttctgttctgtttgaCAGCATTGAGTGGTGCTGGGATCTCTTCACGGGCTGATGGGGTAGGGCAGTCTTGTCCTGGCCAGGAAttcaaggacattgtctccAACTCTAGACCTGAGCATAAACAACgtggaagagaagggcaagcAGGGAGGAAGGTGTTCTGTGATTTGGGGTTGTTGACTGGACAGGGGGTTGTTCTATGTAAATGAATGGAAATTTGTAAAAGGGATAAGATCTCGGGACAAGCCCCTTTTGTCTCCACCTTGGAAACATCCAGGCTAGGCCACTTCTGTGGCTCTGGAGACGCCAGGGCGTAGTTTTGAATAAATACTCACTTCATTCCTTTGcctgtctagcctctgtttcatCCTCTCAAGGCATCCTCCCCAGCTGTCTGTCTGATCTTGCTGTGtttctgtcccctcctgtccccccagccccgcagCACCACCCCGGCCGTGGTGCCACCGCTGGAGGTGACGGAGCAGCAGCCGCCCCTGCCGTACTTCCCATGGGCACAACCCCTGCCCGCCCTGCCAGCCTCCACCCTGCAGtaccctgcagcctcctcctcctccctgcccggGCCCCAGCTGGTGCCCGTGCCCGTCTCCATCCCCGAGCCAGCCCCGCAGGAGCTGGAGGACGCCCGGAGAGCCATCGGCGCGCTGCCCATcgagaagctgctgctggaagatgAGGACAATGATACGTACGTGTTAAGCCACGCTCTCTCTGTCCAAGGGATTTAGGTTGCACATCTGAGCCTCTTCCTCGGCTGCTCAGTGTCCATCCAGCCCCTCGGTGGGTtttgagcagggaggaggagcaggcggGGTGGGGAGGGAATTTTAGCCCACTGTAATTTGTGAAATTCGCTTTGTTCTGGCGCCCAGCACAAGATCCCTCTgctcttccagctcctgctgcctctccccagcagggctggaggctgcacagcagtgctgggcaccaGCACGAGGTGATTTTCACCCTCGTGGCCTCAAATTGCCAGATTTGTACTCAATTTGACAGAGTGTAGCTAAGGCCAGCTGTAGCATTTGGTGAGGGAACAATTACCTCTAAATTTTGGCAAACCCTGATCAATAGGGCTGCTTTTGTGTAACTGCCttgtttgtgtgtctgtgacCTGTCCATGGAGGAACTCCCACCAGATTTAGCCAAATGTTAGAAAACATTTGGGGGCCTAAATGGACAtatttttctcctaaattttGCTACTCCTTTGGAAATCAGGAAAACGTGAAGTGTAGCTTTGTTCCGCTGGTGCAGGCAGGTGCAGCAGTCTGAAAATAAAGCTGGACTAAATGCCAGAGCAGAGATCCCCATTTGCAGAGCAAGAATTCACACCAAGGTGTAGCTGgaagcttttgctttttgtggGTTGGGGTCCTTTAGctgcagaggggtttggggctcTGAAATATCCCAGTTTGAGGTGTGGGGCTGAGCCTGTCCCACTGAACTCTCTGGGAGCTTTGTCTGAGTCAGGATTGGAAATCATGGCCCTGTGTCAGGAGATCATTGAGAAGACAGGGATTTCCCAGAGCCTGGACTGCAGCCCAACAAGGAATCCATGGCATTATTGTTATTTGGCAATAATTTCGCTTTTCTGTAGCCTTTGGGTGTGAAGCTGGTGATGTGCTGAGCCAGGGAACCTTAGTGACCCCTCCTTGGAAAGTTCCCCAGGCCCAGAGGTGCACATGATTCCTTTATGAATTTCTGATTTCCTTCCCTGAAGAATGAGTAGCTTTTTCATGAAACCAGCGcaactgtaaatattttggttGAGGCTCAGGAGTGCCATGCCACAGGCAAATACATTTCAGGAGATAAATCCCCTTCAACCCCTGTTGATTGTTTTCTTGACAAATGAGAGGCTCTTGGCTGGTCAACACaatttctctgggtttttctgctttctaaaGCCCAGGATTGTTAGatgattttattatttgcaagactaacagcaaaataatttattgtacTCTTTATTACCTGGAGTCCAGTTGTCACCCAGGCAATATTTCAAGTGGCCTTACAGTTCATGCCTGGGTGAGGTTTGAAAACTCAGGTTGAAAGTCTTAAAGACTTTCCAagagtattttttaattgaatattGACAAATGTGGAAGACACGAGCACTAGATCATGTGAGTGATCATAAAGTTGTTAGAAAAGAGCAGTAGTTGAGGTTTGCATTGAAATTAGTGGcttttatttgcagaaaaacccagcaaagaaattaattcaaagGAGCTTAATTCACCACTGCTTCCTCCAGTTTGATAAAGTTCAGAGATATTCCCTAGGTAAAACTGGGATAAAGCAGTTGTGAATCAAGCCTGTGGTTGCTCTGATTGCTTTTCAATTCCTTTCACTCCAATGTATGTAAATTCTGTGTGTGAACATAAAACAAAGATGAAACTGTTTCATCGTTTCTTTCTGGGTTGTTCTGGTtagaaaaaaagacttttttttttcccaataaagaTCTACAGTAACTTTGCTATGCCTAGAGTGTTTTATTTCCTACCCACAAGCGTTGGTTTAGCAATCAATTAATTCAATAATATATGTACAGGCCAGACCCAGAGATTAGCTGTCAGACTTTGTGCTAATTTTACACATTTAAACAGACTAAAAGGGAATTCCACCATCCAGCTGTGGCCTGGAGGCATTTCCTGCAGCACTCCTTGCTCCTGCAGTTCAGCTTCAGTCACTTTTATCCTCTCCTGGCACCCTTGGGGATGTGTGGGTGTGCAGCCACAGCTAATGCCGAGCTTGACTGAAAATTAGATTAGCCAGAAATTTGTATTTCCACTTCCTAAAATGGTGAAGGGTGGCTCTGGGGCACAAAATTACCCGAGGAGGGAAACAACTGCCCACCACCTTCTGCCTGAAAAGCCTCAGAAatttctgcctgcagcagaaTGAAGCCAGGGGTGGGTGTGGCTGTGTGTGGGGTGGTCTCCTCCTGTTCTAAGGTTGGAATTTCCTTCAGGTAGGACCTGGGGGAGTGGAAGTGGCTCCAGGTAGAGCCAGATGTCCAAAGGGAAGCAGAGAAGTGTTTTCCCCATCACTGAGGGCCACCAGCCACTCCTGTGGGCTGTGACAACTCTTTGTCTTGTGCAAAATATAAAGAGTGGGTCCCTCT
This DNA window, taken from Prinia subflava isolate CZ2003 ecotype Zambia chromosome 22, Cam_Psub_1.2, whole genome shotgun sequence, encodes the following:
- the POU2AF1 gene encoding POU domain class 2-associating factor 1 isoform X2, encoding MHWQKSSAPEQQPQPRPYQGVRVKEPVKELLRRKRGNLHNSNATAAATVVLPHQPVPSYSPMGQPCMDMDAAAPALPGPEEGALGSGWIPQPSPTPLQPLAQWGPYPEYVSHEAGGCPYTADMYVQPVCPSYTLVGPSSVLTYTSQPLITNFAPRSTTPAVVPPLEVTEQQPPLPYFPWAQPLPALPASTLQYPAASSSSLPGPQLVPVPVSIPEPAPQELEDARRAIGALPIEKLLLEDEDNDTYVLSHALSVQGI
- the POU2AF1 gene encoding POU domain class 2-associating factor 1 isoform X1, producing the protein MQNTYFFFFFLMQNISQGSLPSEELLSVGKEKKKKKKKKKKKKKKQRGKGKCRSGSGWRGDDVTGLSGNTALLKSRKKHPDPHLSPPHPAATHTQSRGILSQERGKIKAPSHHRMHWQKSSAPEQQPQPRPYQGVRVKEPVKELLRRKRGNLHNSNATAAATVVLPHQPVPSYSPMGQPCMDMDAAAPALPGPEEGALGSGWIPQPSPTPLQPLAQWGPYPEYVSHEAGGCPYTADMYVQPVCPSYTLVGPSSVLTYTSQPLITNFAPRSTTPAVVPPLEVTEQQPPLPYFPWAQPLPALPASTLQYPAASSSSLPGPQLVPVPVSIPEPAPQELEDARRAIGALPIEKLLLEDEDNDTYVLSHALSVQGI